Proteins encoded within one genomic window of Spirulina major PCC 6313:
- a CDS encoding RuBisCO accumulation factor 1: MQFSPQSTPLSDDEIKTLLQQLRRKEGSWVDWGKGCQQLQKAGYSAQSIFSETGIEAAYQNLTIVAAQVFDSLVQQEAAADLLTYCQGPRSDVLYELRVLNQSQRLAAAALAMEKRLDVDEARQLAQAMKAFGKSGTIPTGFTTHPGDAVAYQAWRLARAKKDLQERSRLIAQGLKFAHSDSARRQIEALLSDFTVTPMQRAPLLPLFRLEQEDELPRLIPVAGQMPLTAAQVQGVAAIEEIEPFRIATITTPTQCVPIPGWQAVLKAQDAIAILCRSDELPNAPDGPTEEVVVIVDRAVQDWHSNAYWLTDQGDRAEMHWFSEAPTVPILGQIVLILRPKRILDEGNLTQPWQMDD; the protein is encoded by the coding sequence ATGCAATTTTCTCCCCAAAGCACGCCCCTCAGTGACGACGAAATCAAAACCCTCTTGCAGCAACTCCGACGCAAGGAAGGCAGTTGGGTCGATTGGGGCAAAGGCTGTCAACAATTGCAAAAAGCGGGCTATTCTGCCCAAAGTATTTTTTCAGAAACGGGGATTGAGGCCGCCTATCAAAACCTGACCATTGTGGCCGCCCAAGTCTTCGACAGTCTCGTCCAACAGGAAGCCGCCGCCGATCTTTTAACCTATTGCCAAGGGCCGCGCAGCGATGTGCTTTATGAATTGCGGGTTTTAAATCAGTCCCAACGCCTGGCCGCTGCGGCGTTGGCCATGGAAAAACGTTTAGATGTGGATGAAGCGCGGCAACTGGCCCAAGCCATGAAAGCCTTTGGCAAGTCCGGCACGATTCCCACCGGCTTCACGACCCATCCGGGAGATGCGGTGGCCTATCAAGCCTGGCGGTTGGCGCGGGCCAAGAAAGATCTTCAGGAGCGATCGCGCCTCATCGCCCAGGGGTTAAAATTCGCCCATTCCGACAGTGCCCGCCGCCAAATTGAAGCCCTCCTCAGTGACTTCACCGTCACCCCCATGCAGCGAGCGCCCCTCCTCCCCCTCTTTCGCTTAGAACAAGAAGACGAACTCCCCCGCCTCATCCCCGTTGCGGGTCAAATGCCCCTGACGGCGGCCCAAGTCCAGGGTGTGGCGGCAATTGAAGAAATTGAACCGTTCCGAATTGCGACGATCACAACCCCAACGCAATGTGTGCCAATTCCCGGTTGGCAAGCGGTGCTCAAGGCCCAAGATGCGATCGCAATTCTCTGCCGCAGCGACGAACTCCCCAACGCCCCCGACGGCCCCACCGAAGAGGTGGTGGTAATTGTCGATCGCGCCGTTCAAGACTGGCACAGCAACGCCTATTGGCTCACGGATCAGGGCGATCGCGCCGAAATGCACTGGTTCAGCGAAGCCCCCACCGTCCCCATCCTCGGCCAAATCGTCCTCATCCTCCGCCCCAAACGCATCCTCGACGAAGGCAACCTCACCCAACCCTGGCAAATGGACGATTAA
- a CDS encoding DUF2854 domain-containing protein, with protein MLGKFSLARFGLVVGGLLTLGGFVAYGLGKPTLNLIGFFYGIPVLLGGLALRAAELRPTPYREATPPEIEALRDRQATATQNQIRKDVTRYRYGQEAHLDESLERLGLSPSDDERPILQSLLETEIDGAYALVLEFSSPFVGLEIWQERQEAIAKFFGPDIRVTLEPDPDDEDGVFVALIATPPAAVSATEA; from the coding sequence ATGTTGGGTAAATTTTCGTTAGCGCGATTTGGGTTAGTGGTGGGGGGATTGCTGACCCTCGGCGGATTTGTGGCCTATGGGTTGGGCAAACCAACGTTAAATTTAATTGGGTTTTTCTATGGGATTCCGGTGTTGTTGGGGGGGTTAGCACTGCGGGCGGCGGAATTGCGCCCCACGCCCTACCGGGAAGCCACACCGCCAGAGATTGAAGCCCTGCGCGATCGCCAAGCCACCGCCACCCAAAATCAAATTCGCAAGGATGTCACTCGCTACCGTTACGGCCAAGAGGCTCATTTAGACGAATCCCTCGAACGCTTGGGCCTGAGTCCGAGTGATGATGAGCGGCCCATTTTACAGTCGTTGTTAGAGACGGAAATTGATGGGGCCTATGCCTTGGTGTTGGAATTTAGTTCGCCCTTTGTGGGGCTGGAGATTTGGCAGGAGCGGCAGGAAGCGATCGCGAAATTCTTCGGCCCCGATATTCGTGTCACCCTCGAACCCGATCCCGACGATGAAGATGGGGTTTTTGTGGCCTTAATCGCGACCCCGCCCGCTGCCGTCTCGGCCACGGAGGCCTAA
- a CDS encoding serine/threonine-protein kinase: MALCLNPQCTHRENAPHHRFCVGCGSSLRLGDRYIALEDLSAGGQGRTFRGQDCLAPEPASACLLKQIAERDPEQVQSVVDQLRPWGEHPQLPRILDYFETAPAIANFRPTLIQDFITGTPIDQESGTVAQVVQFLDDILPLLQVLHEHGLIHRDINPQNLRRQPDGTLMLLDFSAATVTRKTALATTGTVVGSAAYIAPEQLRGRAIPASDLYSVGLVGIHLLTGVQPFDLISGLGGLARWTDYLTQPQDEALAVLVAVLTRLVAETPSDRFSSAAAVYGALHPGQTLPTIILSPPDAVTTRPGWHCRQILTGGGSVNAIAVHPVLPQILSGGADCRVRSWFLDADTLNPIAQDYPGHRSIVTAVQYVPRTEQWLSGSWDYTVRCWEGGETVAVHQLHPGWVTALVVWPDGQRVASGGADRVIQVWERATGTLHHTLTGHEGAIASMQLSPTGQILASGSADRRINLWDGQTGTLRHTLTGHDHTVTALCFSPSGQLLYSGSLDGTIRVWQVQTGQAVQSWQSVGAGMTAIAIHPQGNLCISGHDDGAITLWHPGTGTTVQTLTGHAGAVTAIAFHRREQWLVTGSEDKTIRIWMLGSGG; encoded by the coding sequence ATGGCATTGTGCCTCAATCCCCAATGTACCCACCGAGAGAATGCGCCCCACCATCGCTTTTGTGTGGGCTGTGGGTCGTCGTTGCGGCTGGGCGATCGCTACATTGCCCTGGAAGACCTCAGCGCGGGGGGCCAGGGGCGCACCTTTCGCGGCCAGGATTGCCTTGCGCCAGAGCCAGCGTCGGCCTGTTTGCTCAAACAGATCGCTGAACGTGATCCGGAGCAGGTGCAATCGGTGGTTGATCAGTTGCGACCTTGGGGCGAACATCCCCAGTTGCCGCGTATTCTGGACTATTTTGAGACGGCTCCGGCGATCGCCAATTTTCGCCCCACCCTGATCCAAGACTTCATCACCGGCACGCCCATCGATCAAGAATCCGGCACGGTGGCGCAGGTGGTGCAGTTTCTTGATGACATTTTGCCCCTCTTGCAAGTCCTCCACGAGCACGGCTTAATTCACCGGGACATTAACCCCCAAAACCTGCGCCGCCAACCGGATGGAACCTTGATGCTGCTGGATTTCAGCGCGGCGACGGTGACGCGAAAAACAGCCCTAGCAACGACGGGAACGGTGGTAGGATCGGCGGCCTATATTGCGCCGGAACAGTTGCGGGGTCGGGCGATTCCAGCCAGTGATCTGTATAGTGTGGGGTTGGTGGGGATTCATCTGTTGACGGGGGTGCAGCCTTTTGATCTGATCAGCGGTTTGGGGGGATTGGCGCGATGGACGGACTATTTAACCCAGCCACAGGATGAAGCGTTGGCGGTGTTGGTGGCGGTGTTGACTCGCTTGGTGGCGGAGACTCCGAGCGATCGCTTCTCCTCAGCAGCGGCGGTTTATGGGGCACTCCATCCGGGCCAAACCCTGCCGACGATTATCCTCTCGCCACCGGATGCGGTGACAACGCGCCCCGGTTGGCATTGTCGGCAGATCTTAACGGGAGGAGGGAGTGTGAACGCGATCGCTGTTCATCCCGTTTTGCCCCAAATCCTCAGCGGCGGCGCGGACTGTCGGGTGCGATCGTGGTTTCTCGATGCCGATACCCTCAACCCCATCGCCCAAGACTATCCTGGCCATCGCAGCATTGTGACGGCGGTGCAATATGTGCCGCGCACGGAGCAGTGGCTGAGTGGCAGTTGGGACTATACGGTGCGCTGTTGGGAGGGGGGCGAAACCGTGGCGGTGCATCAACTCCATCCGGGATGGGTGACTGCGTTGGTGGTGTGGCCCGATGGGCAGCGGGTGGCCAGTGGGGGAGCGGATCGGGTAATTCAGGTGTGGGAGCGGGCCACGGGAACCCTTCACCACACCTTAACAGGCCATGAAGGTGCGATCGCATCCATGCAACTCAGCCCAACGGGTCAGATCCTCGCCAGTGGCAGCGCCGATCGCAGGATTAACCTCTGGGACGGCCAAACCGGAACCCTGCGCCACACCCTGACGGGCCATGATCACACCGTCACCGCCCTCTGTTTCAGTCCTAGCGGGCAATTGCTGTACAGTGGCAGCCTCGACGGGACGATCCGGGTGTGGCAAGTGCAGACGGGTCAAGCGGTACAGTCCTGGCAATCGGTTGGAGCGGGCATGACTGCGATCGCGATCCATCCCCAAGGCAATCTCTGCATCAGTGGCCATGATGACGGCGCGATCACCCTCTGGCATCCGGGCACGGGGACAACGGTGCAAACCTTGACGGGCCATGCTGGGGCGGTGACTGCGATCGCGTTCCATCGCCGCGAACAGTGGCTCGTCACCGGATCGGAGGATAAGACGATCCGGATCTGGATGCTGGGATCAGGGGGTTAG
- a CDS encoding response regulator — protein MAHILVVEDSRTQRHLIAHWLMTQQFTVTAVGNGLDALKEVRKELPDMIILDVVMPHLNGYEVCRFLKNNRRTQDIQVILCSTQDSFTAQSKGLDQGADAYLCKPFKPRQLLQTVHRLLHTVEPIA, from the coding sequence ATGGCTCATATCCTTGTCGTGGAAGATAGCCGTACTCAGCGTCATTTGATTGCCCATTGGTTGATGACTCAACAGTTCACGGTGACAGCGGTGGGCAATGGTTTAGATGCCCTGAAAGAGGTGCGCAAAGAGCTACCGGATATGATTATTTTGGATGTGGTGATGCCCCATCTCAATGGCTATGAAGTTTGTCGGTTTTTGAAAAATAATCGCCGCACCCAAGATATTCAAGTGATTCTCTGCTCAACACAGGATTCGTTCACGGCACAATCCAAGGGGCTGGATCAAGGGGCGGATGCCTATCTGTGCAAACCCTTTAAGCCGCGCCAATTACTCCAGACGGTTCATAGGTTGCTGCATACGGTGGAACCGATCGCATAA